From the Clostridia bacterium genome, the window ATTCTCTGCTTTAACTGTTCCTGATACCCTTTCTTCTACTATTGCATCAAATTTAAAATTATTATCTGCTGCATACCTTTCAAGTGTTAGCTTTTGCCTATCTGTCTTTTGACTTTCTTTATTGGTACTAATTCTCATATATCCATATATCATAATATAACCCCTTTCATTTCCTATTGTCTATATTATATCTGTCTATGAAAACATATTCAAATACCATAGACAATAATTAAGGTTATTTATGCCCTTTTTCCTTCTTTTCTTTCTCTTTTTCTTTATCTTTCTTTGTTTATTAAATCATATGATTTCATAGACACTAATATTTCTGTCATGGGGTTGGTTTTGCTTGCTTTATTTCCTATTAACCTTAACAATTCTTAACATATCCCTTTTTAGGGTGTCGTCTATGTCGCCTTAACCTTAGCAAATGTTAGCATATGTTAGCCCTTTATTCATTATTAAATATCTTTCTTTCATGGGGTTTCGTTTTGGATCTCCTACCCTTTCATGGGGTTGTTTTGAAATGTAAAGTATTGTACATTGATTGAATATGAATTGGTTGAAGTTCTTGTAGAGGTATATGTCCTATATAAGGAATTGTGTGATTTTTTATATTTCTAGTGTATCCAGCTACTGTAGTAGGAGATAAATTAATTGAATATTCTTCTAGCCATTTTTCCAGATATTCCTTAACAGTTATTTTAGAGGGTTCAATATATGTGTTATTGTCAAGACTTGCCTCTACTTCTCGTTCAAAACGTTCAGCCTCTTTCTTAGTTCTAAATCCCCCTTTAGAACGCTGTATCTTTTTACCAGTAACAGGATCTTTCCCTACATAATATCTTACATGCCACGTAGACCCCCTTTTACTGATATATGCCATTAATAATCACTCCTTGAAAAAATATGATACTATTTATCCCATAGTTCGTCCATTAGCTTTTCTATCTTTTCCTTTCTGTTTTTAGTCTCTTCTATATCTATCGATATAGATATTACATCTCCTTCTTTTGCCCCTTCTGGTAGTAGCTGCTTAGACATGTCTACTGTAGACATGTCAGGCAGTTCTACTACAGCATAGTCACCCTCAAAGCGATCGATGATAACTTTCATAGTATGACCTCCTTTTTTTATTGTGGTGGATGGCACCGTTTACAAGGTTCATAACCGTCCTTTTTTGCCTTTTCTAAACTAATAGGTATCTTACTTTTTTTGAGAGAGGCACAACTACCACGATGATACTTTTTGCCAGTATTTGTGATATACACTTCCTCTACATTATCAGTTTCAGGAGGTGTTGGCTTTGCTTCTTGTTTTTGTTCAGGTTCAGCTTGTTCTTTGGGTTCAGTTTTTGTCTTTTGTTCTGTTTTTTGTTTAGGTGGTGTGTTCTTTTTTATTGAACTAGCATCTTTATTAAAAGTTAGATTTTCTCCATCACTAGTTATAATTATAGTCCCAGATTCATCTGTTCTATACACCTTGATACCATAATTACCTAGTCTAGTTAATACAGATTGGTCAGGGTGTCCATATTTATTGCCCTTGCCACAGCTAATTACGGCATGTGTGGGAGTAACTGCTTTCAAAAAGCTCTCCGTCGTAGAGGTATCAGAACCGTGATGTCCAACTTTAAGCACATCTGCTTTTAAATTGAGACCTCCACCAAGTATTTCGCTTTCCGATTGCGATTCGGCGTCTCCAGTGAACAAGAATGACGTATTGCCAAATATTACTTTATTTACTACAGAATAGTTATTTAGATTATCGTAGCTTGAACTATTAGGTCCTAATATGATAAATTCGGCATCTCCAAGCTTGTATTCATCCCCAGGGTTTGGTGTAGTAATTTTCATACCTTTACTCTGTATTGTTGTTAGCAAATTCTCGAATGTTTGTGATGTATGCGATACCTTAGGCATTATAATATTATCTATATCAAAAGCGTTTATGACATCCACAGCTCCACCTATATGGTCAGCATGAGGATGTGTCAAGATAAGATAATCTAGCTTGTTTATGCCTTGAGCTTTGATGTAATTCACTATTCCAGCCCCATAACCTCTATCACCTGTATCTATAAGCATAGCAACATCTTTTGTGTGTATGAGTATACTATCACCTTGTCCAACGTCAAGGTAATGTACTTTCATTTCTCCCTCGACTTTTTTGGCTGCCTCTTCTTGCTTTTTCTTTTCTTCTTCTAAACGCTTCCTTTCTGCCTCTTCTTCAGCTTTCTTTCTTTCTTCTTCTTTCAGCTTACGTTCTTCTTCAAGCTTTTCTTGTTCTTTTAATTTACGCTCTTCCTCAAGTTTCTCTTGTTCTTCTATTCTTGCTTGTTCTTCAAGTTCCATTTGTTGTTTTTGTGCTACTTCCTTTTTAACTGGACCTTCAGCAGCTAACCCTGTTATCATTAAGGCAAATGACAGCAAGAATGGAATTAATGCTTTTTTCAATGGCTTTTCTTTCTTCTTATGATGAATAAGGTCGATAAAAGAAAAGAATACAAACGGACTAGATAGCCAAAACAACCCCATTGTCCAATCTGCAAAAAGCATAAGTATCCCCATAATATAATATGCAGAAGCAATAACTTTTTTCCAAAGCTTATCACTTCGAAAGCCAGGCAAGTATTTAAAAAACTTATTCAAGTTTCTTCCTCCTTTTAATTTTTTTCATGAAACATTTACAAAATAAATCAGCTTCACATTCAATATGCGAGTCTTGACAATCTATACCAATATCTATTCGCTTGTACTACATTTGACGTTTCCATTTTCCTATTGATTTTATGCAACGATTGCGTTATAATGTAGTTACAAGCAAATAGATAAGGGCTTGACGGAGCCTTATTTTAAACTACTGGCCTAGAGTTGCAGCTCTAGGTCTTTTGCTTTTTATATACGTTTTACCTATATATTAATTATATCATATTCATGTACCACTATAAAGA encodes:
- a CDS encoding recombinase family protein yields the protein MIYGYMRISTNKESQKTDRQKLTLERYAADNNFKFDAIVEERVSGTVKAENRPIYKDLKTKTLREGDILVITDLDRLGRDADDT
- a CDS encoding Arm DNA-binding domain-containing protein gives rise to the protein MAYISKRGSTWHVRYYVGKDPVTGKKIQRSKGGFRTKKEAERFEREVEASLDNNTYIEPSKITVKEYLEKWLEEYSINLSPTTVAGYTRNIKNHTIPYIGHIPLQELQPIHIQSMYNTLHFKTTP
- a CDS encoding DUF3006 domain-containing protein encodes the protein MKVIIDRFEGDYAVVELPDMSTVDMSKQLLPEGAKEGDVISISIDIEETKNRKEKIEKLMDELWDK
- a CDS encoding ComEC/Rec2 family competence protein; protein product: MNKFFKYLPGFRSDKLWKKVIASAYYIMGILMLFADWTMGLFWLSSPFVFFSFIDLIHHKKKEKPLKKALIPFLLSFALMITGLAAEGPVKKEVAQKQQMELEEQARIEEQEKLEEERKLKEQEKLEEERKLKEEERKKAEEEAERKRLEEEKKKQEEAAKKVEGEMKVHYLDVGQGDSILIHTKDVAMLIDTGDRGYGAGIVNYIKAQGINKLDYLILTHPHADHIGGAVDVINAFDIDNIIMPKVSHTSQTFENLLTTIQSKGMKITTPNPGDEYKLGDAEFIILGPNSSSYDNLNNYSVVNKVIFGNTSFLFTGDAESQSESEILGGGLNLKADVLKVGHHGSDTSTTESFLKAVTPTHAVISCGKGNKYGHPDQSVLTRLGNYGIKVYRTDESGTIIITSDGENLTFNKDASSIKKNTPPKQKTEQKTKTEPKEQAEPEQKQEAKPTPPETDNVEEVYITNTGKKYHRGSCASLKKSKIPISLEKAKKDGYEPCKRCHPPQ